aagcacattaatcaacatttattaataatcaaataatctacaaccacatcatttagtttgtaaatttggtttaaGAAATTAATCTACCTAAGCATTATCCTTGCTCTAATTTTTTTACCAGCAATAGTAACTGTTCCACCATTACACACTGCAACACTGTCACTATTCATCATTACTCTGTAAAAAGAAGCAAAAGAGAGACACATCCAACGGTGTGAAATTAACATAACCAATACAGCAGAGAAGAAATACAAGCCCCTCCACAAAATTGGGAACCTCACCAATCAACCAGAAAAATGGCACCAAAAAATTAACCATAATTAAGTGTCATCTATTTAATACTTTGTGACGGTCGTGTAGAAGACTCTCTCTCCAAGCCAAAAGAGTATATACCAACTTTCTAAAGGTTTACAGATCCATGCCCCTATCGCTCTGCAAATGATTTCACTTACTCATGCTATCAGCTGTCCAATTTCATGCACAAACTCAATACAGTGGCGCCCGGTGTGGAGTCCCCTTCCTCCGGTTCATCAACCGGGCTGAGATTTCCGACACAGGTAAAAAAACCGGTCGACAAGCAGCCGGATATGCGGCCATGTTACTTCTCTTTTTCCTCACAATTTCGGTCGTGGCAGTGCAGGCCAAGGCCAAACAACTCACCTCGCCACACCCATAAGACCCAGACGAGGTTCGGGTTGAACCGGCCGGTTTGAGAACCGAGTCAGGTGTCATCAGACCGTCGTCTAAACCGGATTCAGGTAAAGCCATGAACTTGCACTCGCGGAGATACTTGGAAAGGCCACCTTCTGTTCTTATAACGTGATCAATCTGAAAAAACGAAAAATGAGAGAGACCCAAGTGAGATAAACTGGAAAATCGAAAAGGGTTTCTGAGAAAATTGAGAAAGAATGAGAAATCAGAGACCCgagagaaaataattgaaaatttgttgggttttttctgGGTGAGAAAACCTTGCAGTGGAGGGAGCAGAAGAGATATGGGTCTTGCAGGTTTCTGTCACAGGTGCTGCAGACGTTGCCGGAGCCTCTGCAATTCTTTGTTGGCCTCTGGTTTAAAAATACCACTTTTGCACTGTTGGTTATGTATGactgtagagagagaaagtgtggCCCTTTGAGAATATGCTCACAAACACACAGAATTTCAGAAGACAAAAAAAAGGGATTTTTTGGAATCAGAATTGAACTCAAGCATGGTTGTTCTGTTGTTTCAAAACCTATTGAGCAAAGCAGTCCAATTTTTCAGCAAGCAgaaaagaaactaaaaacttTTGCCTTTTGGGCATAAAAAAACCCcaactttttttccttttactttTTTGAGATGACAACTTGTGAACCAACCAAATCCATATATATTATGTGTATATAGTGGATGATGATCTGCTTGAAGAAATAAAGAAACCCAGAAAGTTAAATTAAGCTGAAAAGTAGGCAAATATATTCTCACTTGAATAGAAGAACAGTCGAATAACTTGGCAGCATCATCCAACCTTATGACATCGTTGTACACATACCTCCTTATCTGAAAATTctcaacaaaaaagaaagaagaaattaagCATGAAAAATCAAAGCTATTGagggtaatttttatttaagtagtgaaattttgaaggaaaattcaaaatttaaagaaTTATTACCTGCAAAAGTCGGTGAGAGGTATGGGGGTTGAGGCAGTGAGGGCAGAGGCTGATGCAACAGTCCAGACAGTAGACGTTCTTCTCGTTCTTCTTTGCCTCCTCGTGAATTATGCAAGCGTTGAAGAATTTCTCAGTCAGCAGGACCTCCAGCCAGTGAGGAAGAAGATTTGCAGGACCAAACTATGAAcacaaataaattttaaaaaaaatggaaggaaaatTTAACTAGTTTCCCAACACAAACACAGAGAGTTACGAATTAAAGTTGGCGAATTTAGGGTCAGTGAGAAAAACCCACCATTTTTTCCGTTtttgttgagagagagagagaggatgtgTGACAATTGCGTTCAGGGAGTAGTAGCCCTCATCGTAGAGAGAGAAAACTTGGACatcgagagagagggagggagaaacGGCGCCTGGCAAATACTGATACACAAGTATCTCCCCTTACCAATGAGAGAACaaaggagagagaagagagggttGGCAACATTTATTGAGGTGGTACGTAAAGTTTTTCAAGaaaatttctattatttttcttttgtattcaAGCCATGTTCTAATTTAACTAACCCTAAACATGTTGTCGTCTATTTGTAATTATACTGAAAAAAACTCGAAATGTGCTGTCTTAatccaattattattttttttttcaaaaagagATAAAATAGTAGCTTCGTCGCAACTGTCTACTTTTATGGagacaaaaaaaatagaatCATTTTAGTATTTTCTTGACTATCATCGTACAATTCACTAACATCAAAAATCAAACTCACGACGTGACGTGTAAAATATAAAGTTAAAATTCGTTTCTAATCACTAAGCCACTCCTTAATGATTGTCGTAACCCAATATTATGGATAAATACAAAAACATTGATTTAGTGCGTAAATTGtaattttcttatattaatgacaAAACCGAAATTAtaaataacattttattttgagGAATGAAAGCCTAGATGATACGTTTGAAAATAAAGTTGAGTGTATAAGTGTTTTacaagtaaaacaaaaaatgcgaaagaaaaaaaaagatttagtggaaattgggaaatcaaaaaatcaaaactttccCCTTCTATTCTATGAGTATTGCTGTTTACTAGGAGCCCATGTCCCGATAACCCTTAAACCCTAACCAAATGCTTCTTTATTACGGTCGGATCGTtggtgctctctctctctctctctctctctctgagtcaTCACTGTGCTAAGTGCTAAatgacaagaaaagaaacagTGGCCTTTCTCAGTTCTCGGTGGAAAAggggtaaaaaaaattatttacagAGAGAACAGGTTCATCTTCTTAAAGAAATGTATCCTTTTACTGTGTATTGATCTAATAATAcatgagtaatgttattcattttatgtttttgtactaTATTTTCATACCATTTTATATAGCATTTGATGTAAATaatcacatcatttgaattaatccgatttttaaatttagttcattatttaataaactaataattaaaaaaactcgTTAATTAAAGAATGATTATGGTATACGAggagtctttcttcttctttttcttgggttttgcaaattttttaaataatatgactgtccacatcaaatgccatctaagatagtataaaaatgtgatataaaaacataatataaataaCATTACTCATAATACATTGCATTGTCTATCTAATTTTTTTGTATGTAATTACAACGTATTATTGGAACGTcatgtgagaaattttataacAATAGAGTCATAATTTGGTTCAAAAAACCCTTCATTTGATAATTTCGTTTGGTTACACTCGTTTTGTCAATTTCTGTCAAAGTTTGACATTTTATATTACACACAAAAGTGTCGCACACAAGATATAAGAGAAGGATGACaaatgaaagaaagaagaaaaactacGAATAGTTATACGATGTACATGGGGTCAAACAAAAGAAGCACAGATTGTAAGTCAGTGTTTTTAATCCTTTCAATGACAGCAGCAGCGTCTAAAATTAAATATACATTGGAGTTATGAAATTATAGGGGTCATAAGTAGCCAATAACCACAAGTTAGCTCACATAAAAATTCTTAATTTCAGTATGACATTTTTACCCACCTTTTCTACATTCGATATTTTTAAGTAACTATTTTTGTGTGATTTGTGGAGAAAAACTGAGTCTTTGACGTTCGGTTTGCACGAGGAatgcaaaaacattttcatgTTAAGGCAGTAGCCCATATTTTTACCATTTTGTTGGCGGCAGAAGCCTGAACATTATTTTTTACTAAATAATAGATTTATTAGATTAAAAAGATAATATGATTCGAACCCACGTAAAATACAAGAGTAACACTTATCTTCATTACTGTAATGGATGACCACTTGCATATTGCTTTGTTAGAAACGGAAAATGCCAGTGTAAAAGCATGCCAGTCTGCTAGTTAAATTTGTCCAAATTTTGGTCAAAGCTACTtagtaattgttttttttatgagGAGAGAGGCAATATAAATGAAGATTAATGTTTCGTGGACAATTTGTCTGCACAAAAAGGTGTGTAGAATCAATCTATACCATTGATTCTGCATTAACAAACAATAATATGTGGTTTTGTTGACCACTGTCGGAAAGAGTTGGAATAACATGTAACATAATTTCATAATTAAGATGTTAgtagaaaattttcaaaatgacTGTCTGATTATGAAAGCTCTCACATCGAATAGAATCACAATCGTCTTTGTAACCAGAAGATTAAAACCGATTCTTTGTTACTTTGTCGAGGGTAAACTCGAATATGGTGGCATCAAGGGAAGCCATAACTCGTATGTCATAAGCGATTTCTTCGCTAACATGTATACAACATGCCCACGAACGCATTTGCATCTGTATTCACCTTGTGTTGGTTGAGTTTACAGTTAGGAAGCATAGCATTATCCTTTTGCTGTTttggaaaatattaaaaataaactaaatTGTTGTTAACACTCTAAAATAATGGTCATGATCATAAACCGtttcattctttctttcttttttcttaataCAAATGAGTGCATGATAACTATTTGAAAACTCCCAAAAAGGTAAAGAACAAATTTCTATAGCTTTTTAGAGATTGTTAATCAGATGTGAGTTCGGCAAACCGAACCAATCACCGAGtcgaaacaaaaaaaagttcatACATCATGTAATAAGTAGCTTATACTATTGTTAATCTCTCTTGTTTgtgattttgggttttgtatccTGACGTTAGGTGAAGTCAAAGGCTTCAAGTTCAAGCTCAAGCTTAACGATACAAATTAGCTCTCCTACGTACTCTCTATTTTTTATCGAAATAAAACTTCATTAAACATAAAACCCTACACAAACAAAGTAATATAGAAAATAGAAGACATGTCCAAAAATGAGAGTTGTACCCAAGACAAAACAAATGGTCCGCACAAATTTAGTTATGTaggaattaaaa
This region of Malus domestica chromosome 07, GDT2T_hap1 genomic DNA includes:
- the LOC114826033 gene encoding protein RGF1 INDUCIBLE TRANSCRIPTION FACTOR 1-like, which gives rise to MFGPANLLPHWLEVLLTEKFFNACIIHEEAKKNEKNVYCLDCCISLCPHCLNPHTSHRLLQIRRYVYNDVIRLDDAAKLFDCSSIQSYITNSAKVVFLNQRPTKNCRGSGNVCSTCDRNLQDPYLFCSLHCKIDHVIRTEGGLSKYLRECKFMALPESGLDDGLMTPDSVLKPAGSTRTSSGSYGCGEVSCLALACTATTEIVRKKRSNMAAYPAACRPVFLPVSEISARLMNRRKGTPHRAPLY